The Desulfitobacterium chlororespirans DSM 11544 region GTGGCTGTGTTACTTCAAGGCTCTGCAGCTGGGAGATATCAACAAGGTTGTTCCCATCGACAAATCCAGCACGGTTCTGACCATCATTCTGGCCTTCATCTTACTGAATGAAGGGATAAGCATCGGCAAGGCGGTGGGGGTTGTCGGCATTGGGATAGGCACATACTTAATGATCCAGAAAAAAGCAACAGAAGCGGGTCAACCCAAAGCCAATCAGGCCTGGCTTATTTATGCTCTCTTATCGGCAGTCTTTGCCAGTCTCACAGCTATTCTCGGGAAAATCGGCATCGAGGGGGTGGAGTCAAACCTTGGGACCGCCATCCGCACAGGAGTCGTGTTGGTTATGGCTTGGCTCGTGGTTTTTGTGACAAGAAAAAAGAGTACCTCTAAAGAGATACCCTTAAAAGAGCTTGGTTTTATTATACTATCAGGTCTGGCCACCGGCGGCTCATGGCTCTGTTACTATAGGGCCCTTCAGGATGGGCCGGCCAGTGTTGTCGTCCCTATTGATAAACTCAGCATCCTTGTGACGATTGCCTTTTCCTATCTGGTCTTCCATGAGAAATTAGCGAAAAAAGCTGCCCTTGGGCTAGTGTTGATTGTCGGTGGCACTTTGGCGATGCTGCTATAAAGATAAGTATCAGATCAGGGACTTTCTGAGCTCTTCAGCCGATTTGCCGGAAAGATAGGCCGGGGCAATATCCACCACTGTTTTGGCACCGGATACCCCTTCGTGATTTAAGCGGTAGGCTGCTCTGGCAAAGGCAATGAGGACATTGGCCGTGAAATCAGGGTTGGAATCCAAAGCCAAGCGATATTCAATGACATGATGATGCTCTTCATCAAGACCTGTCCGGCCATGATGAATCACTAAGCCGCCGTGAGGAAGACCGGGATGATCTTTGCTCAGTTCTTCTTCTGTAATGAAGTGTACCTCCGTGTCATAATCCGCAAAATAATTGGGCATGGTCTTGATCTCCTGCTCAATCCGTTCTTTATCGGCTCCTTCTTCAAGGACGACAAAGCACTCCCGCCAATGTTTTTCCCTTGTCGAAAGTTCTGGCATTTCTCCTCTCCTCACAGCGTTAATAGCCTGCTCTTTGGGAATGGTATACTGTTTAGCATCCTTTACCCCTTTAATTCTTCTGAGCGCATCGGAATGCCCCTGGCTGATTCCTTTGCCCCAGAAGGTGTATGTATCCCCGACCGGCAGGATGGCTTCCGCATAGAGCCGGTTGATCGAGAACATCCCCGGGTCCCAGCCGCTGGCAATAATGCAGATCTTTTGGGCCGCGGCAGCCTTTTTATTCATGGCGGCAAAATACTCCGGAATCTTCGCATGGGTGTCATAGCCGTCAACGGTATTGAACAGACTTGCAAATTCAGGACCCTGGACCGGCATATCCGACATGCTTCCGCCGCAAAGCACCATCACATCAACCTGGGCGGTCATCTGTTTGGCCTCATCCATGGTGAAGACGTTAACCTCTGGGGTAATGGTTTTGATGGATGAAGGATCCCGTCTTGTAAATACCCCCACAAGCTCCATATCTTCATTTTGGCGAATTCCCAGCTCCACGCTTTTGCCAAGATTTCCGTAACCGACGATACCAACTCTGATCTTATTCATATACGATTCCCCCTTGTATCTATTCTAACCCGTAGTATTCCAGACGTACAAATAGTTTTATTTATTTGCCCCCAAATTAAATTAGTCAATAGCGTTTTAAATCCTGTCCTCATTAGGGCAGGATTTTTCTTTTGGCTTTGACAGAATAATCGATAAATTATTTATGAAAAACATATCTTTCACATATTGACGGGCAGAAAATAATTCTTTATACTATAAATAAATCCAACTGGTACGGACGTCCGGACCATAAAGAACAGATGTGGATTTACTACTAAATTTATAGGAGGGAAAATAAGATGCCGAAAGTCAAAATGACGCCCAGTGAAGCGATTTGTGAAACCCTTGTAGCAGAAGGTATAGATCACGTTACTGGTATCGTCGGCTCAGCGTTCATGGACTTACTTGACTTATTTCCTATTGCCGGAATTAGCTTCATTCCTGTTCGCCATGAGCAATCAGCAGGACATATGGAAGATGCCTTTTGCCGTGTGACAGGCAGATCCGGTGTAATTATCGGGCAAAACGGTCCTGGTATTACCAACATGGTAACATCCGTAGCTGCAGCCAATTCAGCACATACCCCTATGGTCGTAATTTGTCCGTCGGCCGGTACGCCTACAGTGGGCTGGGACGGTTTTCAGGAAGCGGATACGGTAAAGATTTTTGAAGCAATAACCAAAGAAACCATTCGGGTTCCACACCCGTCACGTGCTGCCGATTGCTTGCGGACGGCATTTCGCATTGCCTATGCAGAGCGAGGACCGGTTCTTTATGATATTCCCCGTGATTATTTCTATGGTGAAATTAGTGAACAAATTCTTGAACCCCATCAATATCGGGTGGATCAACGGGGATGCGGGGATTTAGCTTCTATTGACAAAGCAGCAGAGCTTTTGATTTCCGCTCAAAGACCTGTGGTTATTTCCGGCCGTGGAGTTGTAGACACTCAGTCCAAGGATGTTGTGGCCAGGATTGCGGAAATATTAACCGCACCGGTAGCCTGCACCTATCTGCATAATGACGCTTTCCCATACGATCATCCTTTGTGGGTGGGGCCGATTGGCTATATGGGTTCAAAAGCGGCCATGAATCTGGTGGCTGAAGCCGATGTGATTCTGGCCCTAGGAACGCGACTTTCCGTTTTCGGAACCACTCCTCAATACGATATTGATTACTTCCCGGAAAGTGCCAAAATTATTCAGGTAGACATCAATCCTCGTCATATTGCCCGAACTCATCCTGTTGAAGTTGGACTGATCGCAGATGCCAAGGAGGCCGCTAAGGAAATTCTTAAACGCTTAGAGGAAAGAATTGCGGAACCGAAAGTTGAGCAAGATCGCCTAACACAAATTAAAGCTCAACAAAATGCCTGGGAAGAGGAAATCGTACAATTGGCAATGGTTGATGGTTATCCAATCAATCCTCGGCGTGCACTCTACGAAATTCAAAAGGCCCTTCCGGAAAATGCCATCGTAGCTACCGATATCGGAAATGTTTCCTCCACAGCCAACAGCTATCTGAAATTTAAGGGAGCAGGAAAACATATTGCAGCTCTTACTTTTGGCAATACGGGATTCGCGTATCCTGCCGCTTTGGGGGCACAATTGGCTGAACCGGACAGCCCGGTGGTGGCAATCATTGGTGATGGAGCCTGGGGAATGAGTTTGCACGAAGTAAGTACGGCTGTTGAACATAATCTTCCTGTCGTCGCTATCGTCTTCCGTAATGGAGCCTGGTGCGCAGAAAAGAAAAATCAAATTGATTTTTATAATAACCGCTTTGTGGGAGTGGATATTCCGACGCCTGAAAGTTTCGCCCCGGTAGCCATTGCTATGGGTGCGGAGGGCATCCGAGTATCTAAAGCAGAAGAGGTTGGACCGGCGCTCCAAAAAGCCCTTAACTCCCGTAAACCCACTGTGCTGGAAATCGTTTGTGACGGAACTCAGCTGGCGCCGCCTTTTAGAAAAGATGCCCTGAAATTACCTACTCGCTTATTGCCTAAGTACAGTTCTCTGGATGTGAGTAATTGGGATAAGTAAAGCTGGATCAAAGGTATGGCGTGAAATATACGTCACGCCATACCTTTTCCATAATCAGTCATCTTTATGGTAACTGTAAGACGAATACGGAAAGGGGAAAGTGAATATGAGCATAAGCACAAGTACAAGCACAAACCTCTCAACAGCTGAAGCGGAAGCAAGATTAGTTGTGGAAGAACTTATTATAAAAGCACGTAAGGCCATGGAAGAGATTAAAGATTATTCTCAGGAGCAGGCCAATACCCTGGTTCAGGCCGTGGCATGGGCTATCTACCAACAGGACCATGCTGAAGAGCTGGCTGAAATAGCCGTTCGGGATACAGGGCTGGGAAATGTCAAGGATAAAGTAACCAAAAATAAGCGCAAAACCTTTGGTACACTCCGCGACTTACTCGATCCAGAAGCCAAATCTGTGGGGATTATCAAGGTGGATGAGGCCAAAGGCATTACAGAAATAGCCAAACCGGTGGGTGTGGTTGCGGCAGTTGCTCCTTCCACCAATCCTGGCGCGACGCCGGCCAATGTTACGATGATGGGCTTAAAAGGCCGCAATGCTGTGATCATTGCTCCATCCCCTAAAGGTGCTTCGACCACAGTGAAACTTCTGCAATACATCCATGCTGAGCTGGCAAGGGTTGGTGCCCCTTCCGATTTAGTTCAATCCCTGCCCATGCCCGTATCCAAAGAGTTGACCAATGAGCTGATGAAGCAGGCCGATATGGTAACCGTGACGGGATCGGCTAATAATGTTCGGGCAGGTCAGACTTGCGGTACACCGAACGCCTGTGTCAGTGCAGGAAATGTGGTGACCATTGTCGATGCCTCGGCGAACCTGCAGGATGCGGCCCACAAGATTATGCTGAGCAAGACCTTTGATAATGCAACCAGTTGTTCAAGTGATAACTCTCTTGTGATTGAAGCATCAATATATGAGCAAATGATTGAAGCTTTGCAAAAAGAAGGGGGCTACATGTGTACTGCCACCGAAAAAGAGCAATTGCAAAAAGCAATGTGGGATGAAAAGGGTAAACGTAAAGGCGGAACCACAGCTAAAGATGCTGATGTCATGGCTAAGGAAGCTGGGTTTACCAATCCGGCAGCCCAGCAAGCAGCCTTTTTCATGGTGGAAGAGAGCGGCGTGGGCAAGGGCTATCCTTTCTCAGGAGAAAAGCTTTCCCTGGCACTGACAGTATATAAAGTGCAGAATTTTGAAGAGGCGCTGGATTTAACGAAACGAATCTTAAACTTCGTTGGCCGCGGACATTCCTGTGGTCTTCATACAACCAACGAAGAGCATATTCAACGGATCGGATTTGCAATGGAAGTTTGTCGTCTTTTGATCAACCAAGTGCAGTGCTTCGGCAATGGAGGCAGCTTCGACAACGGTCTGAACTTCACACTTTCCATGGGTGGGGGGACTTGGGCCGGCAACAATATAAAAGAGAACCTCTCTTATCGTCACTTTATCCAGACGACTAAGGTATCCCGCTTAATTCCAGAAGTTATTCCTAAGGAAGATGAATTATTTGGATCATATTGGGCCAAGTATGGTCGTAATTGAGGAGGCCTAGCTTAATGAAATTATTTGAATACCAAGCCAAAGAATTATTTTCTGAAAGCAGTATCGCTGTTCCTCCCAACACATTGATTGGTGAGATCAGTGAACTTGACAGTGCTGTCGAAAAGATTGGGCTGCCCTGTGTATTAAAGGCGCAAGTGCTGCATGGCGGTCGCGGCAAAGCAGGATTGGTCAAACTTGTACAGACAAAAGAGGAAGCCCGAAATGAAGCTAAGCGGATTATGGAAGCAACTGATAAAAAGCTCTTGGTCGAAGGGGCCGTATCCTATGAAAGGGAAATGTATGTCTCCATCACAGTAGATGCTGCCTCAGGCTTGGCCATGGTGATGGCGTGCCTGGAGGGTGGCGTAGATATCGAAGAAATTGCTCGAACTATGCCGGAGAAGATTATCAAGGAAAAGGTGGATATGTCGCTGGGTCTCACGCCTTACCAAGCGGACAATATCATGTATAGTTTAGGATTGGAGCAGAGTGCGGCCAAGGAAGGAAGCAAACTTCTTCTCAAGCTTTACCAGCTTTTTGTAAACTATAACGCTGAACTTGTCGAGATTAACCCCCTCATGATTCTTAAGGACGGCACGATGGTAGCCGCTGACGGGAAATTTAATTTGGATGACAATGCCTTATATAAGCAAAATCGTTTTTCCTTGACGCGTGATCATTATAAAAGCGATTTTGAATATGAAGCCGCTCTCGACGGCATACCCTATATTGCCTTCGAGGGAGATATCGGGATGATGGTCGCTGGAGCAGGATTGGCTAATGTCGTCTTTGACTTAATCCATTATTATGGGGGCACTGTGGCCAACTACTTAGAATTTGGCGGACCGAACTATCATAAAGCTCATAAATGCATGAAAATGATGCTGGAAGCAAAACCAAAATGCATCTTAATCGCGACTTTTGGCACAATTGCTCGTGCTGATGTAATGGCTCAGGGAATTGTGGAAGCAGTCAAAGAATTGAAGCCGGAAATTCCTATCGTAGCAGTAATTCGCGGTACAGGAGAAGAAGAGGCTCAAGAGTTGTTGCGCAGCGTAGGGTTGACCTCCCTGGGTGACACGGAGGAAGCAGTTAAGAAGGCAATCGAGATAGTGGGGGGGGCTGAAAAATGAGCATTATCATCGATCAAAATACCCCGGTATTGATCCAAGGCATAACCGGAAAAGAAGGGAGCTTCTGGGCAAAGCATGCTAAAACTTACGGCACCAACGTTGTGGCCGGAGTCACTCCCGGAAAAGAAGGTCAGGATGTTGACGGTATCCCCGTTTATCATACGGTTCGCCGGGCCGTGGCGGAGCATCATATCGAAGCCTCCCTGCTGGTTGTGCCGCCTAAGGCTGCAAGGGGGGCTATCTTAGAGGCGCTTGATAGTGGGATCAAAACCATCGTCGTTACAGCTGAAGGAATTCCTCTGCATGAAATGCTGCAGTTAAGAAAGCTTGCCTTAGAAAAAGAGGCCATGGTCATTGGCGGAAATACTACGGGGATTATTTCTACAGGGAAAGCGATGATGGGATTTTTCCCTTACTGGCTGGATAGAGTATACAAACCTGGACGAGTTGGGGTCATGACGCGCAGTGGTTCCTTAACCAATGAGATCACTGCAGAAATAGTAAAGGCTGGCTTTGGGCCGAGCTCAATCGTAGGAGTTGGCGGAGATCCGGTACCGTTTACTCGTTTCGCCGAAATACTCCCCCTGTTTGAGAAAGATCCGGATACGGATGCTGTTGTCATGATCGGTGAGATCGGGGGAACGATGGAAGAAGATGTAGCTGAAGCGATCGAACAGGGACTTTTCACAAAACCATTGATTGGTTTTATGGGAGGCCGGACGGCGCCCAAAGGTCAAAAAATGGGTCATGCGGGAGCGATTATTACAGCAGGTAAGGGAACGGTGGCCGATAAGGTGGGAGCTTTAACCAGAGCCGGAGCTTTGGTAGCTGATCGTCCGAGTATGATCGGCCCCTTGCTTAAACAGATCCTCTAATGGCTGGTCGGGAGGAACATCATAGTTAAGTTCCTCCTAATTACTTCCTGATCGAGAAACAATCGGCGATGATGGACCGGTTGATGTTCTCAATGGTCGGTAGATAGCGATCAATGAGAACATCAAATGTGAAAGATTTAGCGAGAAGAGCATTTTAAAAGAACAGAAATATGGAGGGAATATTTTATGACAAAAGGTAAAAAGATGTATTTACTTATCCTTATTTGTCTGCTTTTCCTTATTTCTTATTTAGACAGGGTTATTATCTCAATTACTGCTCCGTCAATAATGGAAGAGTTTAAGTTTGACGCCGGTACTATGGGACTTATCTTCTCCGCCTTTGCTTACCCGTATGCCTTGCTCCAAATGGTTGGTGGTTCCTTAGGGGATAAATTTGGGCCTCGTAAAGTGCTGACAGGCTTAATGACCTGGTGGTCTTTGTTTTGTATAGCAACGGGTCAAGCCTGGAATTTCATTTCACTTTTTGTTTACCGTGTAGCTTTTGGACTTGGTGAGGCCGGTGGTTTTCCTGTTGCCACACGAGCACTAAGGGGATTATTCGGTCAGGAAAAGAATGGGTTTTTACAAGGACTGACTCATGCCTGCTCTCGTTTCGGCGGTGCAATCGCCCCCCCAATTGTCGTATTTCTTATGCTTAAATGGAATTGGCGGGCACCCTTTTTCTTACTGGGGGCAATAGGTCTTGTGTGGGCGATTCTCTTCTGGGTATCTTTTCGTGAGGAAACAAGCTCAGATGCTGAAGAAAAGAAGAAAGCTGAAAAACTACCCTGGAAGGCGTTGCTGGGCAGCCGAAATATGTGGATGCTGGTCTTTACAGATTTTTGTTATGGATATAGTCTTTGGATTTACTTAACCTGGATGCCGTCATATCTGACGGGAGTAAGAGAATTTACCATTATGAAAATGGGCTTTTATGCCTCATTGCCCCTTACCCTCGGTATTTTCGGAGATTTAATAGGTGGTTGGGTTTCTGACTTTATGTTTAAGGTCAACGGTAATTTGCGTATGGCTCGGCGTATTCCTATTGCCATTGCTTTCCCTACAGCGAGTTTGTTTGTATGGTTTGGTTTAAATACAAACAGTGGGATAGCTGCAGTGTGGCTTTTGGCGGGGGCGTTCTTTTTTCTTGAACTTGCCAATGCTAATCTCTGGGCTACTGCCATGGATGTTGGCGGCAAAAAGTTCTCTGGTTCTGCTTCTGGGATGATGAATACAGGATTCGGTATAGCAGGTATTGTAAGTCCTATAGTTTTTGGTTATCTGCTTGAATATACCGGTTCCTGGAGTTACCCATTTTATGTTGGAGTTGGTTTGTTGTTGCTCGGTACAATTGCCATTTTTATGGTCGATCCGACTAAAAGTTTAGATACACAAGAATAAAGAGAGAGTATGGGCAATCTTACTTCTTAACAGCGCCATTGGTAAGAAGAGGTGGCAGATATTGAGTCTCAATGTGACAAGCTCAAAAGAAGCTTGTGCAATAAATCTTTTAAGCTATCAGTAAATGGAAGAAGGAAGCTGTATGACTAAAAAAATTGCCCTCTTTGTGGAAGATAATTATAATGAAATTGAATTTTGGTACCCATATTACCGAATGAAAGAAGAAGGGTTTGAAGTCATAGTTATAGGTTCAGGTCGTACGGATACGTTTAAAAGTAAGTTGGGAACGGTTACGAAAGGGGTATATCCCAAGGATATACATACCGGGGATTTGGATGCGGTCATTATTCCTGGAGGTTATGCTCCTGACAGAATGCGTGTAAGCAAGGATATGTTGAGGATTGTAAAAGAAATGTTCAGCAGCGGTAAGGTCGTAGCGGCTATTTGCCACGCAGGTTGGGTGTTGGCATCAGCGGGAATTCTGCAAGGGAAAAAAGTAACGGCATGTGAAATGATCAAGGATGATTTAGTCAATGCGGGTGCCGAATTTTTAGATTGTGAAGTCATTGTCGATAGAAACTTGGTGACCTCAAGAGTGCCGGACGATGTCCCTGCCTTTTCCAGAGAAATCCTCAAATTACTCAATCGATAAAAAGATAAGCAAATTGCTCCGTAATTCAATATGCAGAAATGAAGCAATGCGGATGTCGCCCCGATGTGGCGGCATCCTTTTTATTTGAACATGTCTACCAGCGGTAAGTTTGGTATGACTGTGATGCTTATAGCTATAGCCAAAAGGAAGAAGGTAAGAGCTGGGAAAATGTATTTTAGAAGGCGCATAATAAATGAGACGGCCTTCATTATGCCTTAATTTTAGTATATAATAAAATGAAAAAGGAAGATTTCCAGTGTTTTAGCAGATACCTCCAACGGAAACCCATGGAAGTAGCTTTTTAAGTTATAATTCCATCTTCTAAGATTTTGATTATTCATATTGAAAAAATTTTTTAAAAATGATTGATAAATTATAGTTGGAGGGGAAACACATGGTTTTAGATCCTCATAATCCGCTGCCATTACATGCTCAGATTACGAATATTTTACGAAAAAGAATCTTCGAAGAAAACCTGACAGGAAAGATTCCCAGTGAAAGGGAATTGATGGATTATTTTTCGGTGAGCAGGTCGACTGTCCGGGAAGCCATTGAGGCCCTGGTTCGGGACGGCATTCTTGAAAAAAAGCATGGCAAGGGTACCTTTGTGGCAGTTCGCCCGATTAAAGAAGAATGGATAGGCAGTTTCAGTTCCTATACTGAGACTATCGAAAGAGCAGGAATGAGGTCTGGAGCAAAGCTGCTTTCCTACAGCAAAAGGAGGGAACCTAAGCATATCGCTGAAATGTTTGGCGGGGAAGAATTCTATCAAATTGAACGTTTAAGATATGCCAACGATAAAGTTATAGCGATTGAGCATAAATATTTCGATACGGAAATAGGCCAAAAATTATTGGGATTTGATCTTAATAAAAATATTTATAAGATTATGGAGACATCCTTGGGAATAGTCCTTTGGGAGGCAGAGGAGATTATTACCAGCTCTACGCCGAGCAAAGAAGATGCGCGCCTGTTGGAAATTCCCAGAATGTCCAGTGTTTTAGTGACGGAACGTTCAAGCTTTGATTCGGATCATAAACTTATTGAATTTGTTCGGACCTTGTTTAGAGCAGATAAATACTCTTTTCGTATTAAAATGTCTCGGAATTAAGAGAGGCAAGGTATCCGCCCCCGGCTGTTGATAGGATTTTGTCAACAGTCTTTTTTGCACCTAAAGTAGTGAAGTGCGATGAAGCCGGGTTTTCTTTAAAATAGAGGTATATTGCTATTATCGGGAGAAATAAAAGGATTAGAAAGGAAAGGGATAACCCCTATAGAAAGGAGGTAAAGACTTGCACAATGTCGCTGACCTGGTCGAAAATGTCATACAAGGGAATGCTAAGGAATCGGTTCTGATCTCCAGGGATTTATTAGCCAAAGGTTATCGGATAAATCAATTAGTTGAAGGGCTGACAACGGCTTTGGACTCCCTCGATGCCAAATGCAATATGAATCAATTTAACCTGCTGGAAATCTTGTTGGCGGCCAGAGCAATGAAAGAAGTCGTCGATGAGGTAGTGTGCCCGGAGATGGAAAAATTGCCGGCCGAGTTTGGGCCCCTCCAGTTAAAAGGGGTATTCGTCATGGGGACAATTCAAGGAGATATCCATGACTTAGGGAAAAACATTGTCACGACCCTCTTAAGAACGGTAGGCTATAAAGTAATCGACTTAGGCAAAGACGTTTCTCCTGCTCAATTCGTCATGACTGCTAAAG contains the following coding sequences:
- a CDS encoding EamA family transporter, encoding MWIMYAFGSAFFAGITAILAKCGIKKADSNMATAIRTIVVLAFSWLMVFMVGSHTTIGDISGKTLLFLILSGLATGASWLCYFKALQLGDINKVVPIDKSSTVLTIILAFILLNEGISIGKAVGVVGIGIGTYLMIQKKATEAGQPKANQAWLIYALLSAVFASLTAILGKIGIEGVESNLGTAIRTGVVLVMAWLVVFVTRKKSTSKEIPLKELGFIILSGLATGGSWLCYYRALQDGPASVVVPIDKLSILVTIAFSYLVFHEKLAKKAALGLVLIVGGTLAMLL
- a CDS encoding diaminopimelate dehydrogenase, whose protein sequence is MNKIRVGIVGYGNLGKSVELGIRQNEDMELVGVFTRRDPSSIKTITPEVNVFTMDEAKQMTAQVDVMVLCGGSMSDMPVQGPEFASLFNTVDGYDTHAKIPEYFAAMNKKAAAAQKICIIASGWDPGMFSINRLYAEAILPVGDTYTFWGKGISQGHSDALRRIKGVKDAKQYTIPKEQAINAVRRGEMPELSTREKHWRECFVVLEEGADKERIEQEIKTMPNYFADYDTEVHFITEEELSKDHPGLPHGGLVIHHGRTGLDEEHHHVIEYRLALDSNPDFTANVLIAFARAAYRLNHEGVSGAKTVVDIAPAYLSGKSAEELRKSLI
- the xsc gene encoding sulfoacetaldehyde acetyltransferase, producing the protein MPKVKMTPSEAICETLVAEGIDHVTGIVGSAFMDLLDLFPIAGISFIPVRHEQSAGHMEDAFCRVTGRSGVIIGQNGPGITNMVTSVAAANSAHTPMVVICPSAGTPTVGWDGFQEADTVKIFEAITKETIRVPHPSRAADCLRTAFRIAYAERGPVLYDIPRDYFYGEISEQILEPHQYRVDQRGCGDLASIDKAAELLISAQRPVVISGRGVVDTQSKDVVARIAEILTAPVACTYLHNDAFPYDHPLWVGPIGYMGSKAAMNLVAEADVILALGTRLSVFGTTPQYDIDYFPESAKIIQVDINPRHIARTHPVEVGLIADAKEAAKEILKRLEERIAEPKVEQDRLTQIKAQQNAWEEEIVQLAMVDGYPINPRRALYEIQKALPENAIVATDIGNVSSTANSYLKFKGAGKHIAALTFGNTGFAYPAALGAQLAEPDSPVVAIIGDGAWGMSLHEVSTAVEHNLPVVAIVFRNGAWCAEKKNQIDFYNNRFVGVDIPTPESFAPVAIAMGAEGIRVSKAEEVGPALQKALNSRKPTVLEIVCDGTQLAPPFRKDALKLPTRLLPKYSSLDVSNWDK
- the sauS gene encoding acylating sulfoacetaldehyde dehydrogenase; its protein translation is MSISTSTSTNLSTAEAEARLVVEELIIKARKAMEEIKDYSQEQANTLVQAVAWAIYQQDHAEELAEIAVRDTGLGNVKDKVTKNKRKTFGTLRDLLDPEAKSVGIIKVDEAKGITEIAKPVGVVAAVAPSTNPGATPANVTMMGLKGRNAVIIAPSPKGASTTVKLLQYIHAELARVGAPSDLVQSLPMPVSKELTNELMKQADMVTVTGSANNVRAGQTCGTPNACVSAGNVVTIVDASANLQDAAHKIMLSKTFDNATSCSSDNSLVIEASIYEQMIEALQKEGGYMCTATEKEQLQKAMWDEKGKRKGGTTAKDADVMAKEAGFTNPAAQQAAFFMVEESGVGKGYPFSGEKLSLALTVYKVQNFEEALDLTKRILNFVGRGHSCGLHTTNEEHIQRIGFAMEVCRLLINQVQCFGNGGSFDNGLNFTLSMGGGTWAGNNIKENLSYRHFIQTTKVSRLIPEVIPKEDELFGSYWAKYGRN
- a CDS encoding succinate--CoA ligase subunit beta, with translation MKLFEYQAKELFSESSIAVPPNTLIGEISELDSAVEKIGLPCVLKAQVLHGGRGKAGLVKLVQTKEEARNEAKRIMEATDKKLLVEGAVSYEREMYVSITVDAASGLAMVMACLEGGVDIEEIARTMPEKIIKEKVDMSLGLTPYQADNIMYSLGLEQSAAKEGSKLLLKLYQLFVNYNAELVEINPLMILKDGTMVAADGKFNLDDNALYKQNRFSLTRDHYKSDFEYEAALDGIPYIAFEGDIGMMVAGAGLANVVFDLIHYYGGTVANYLEFGGPNYHKAHKCMKMMLEAKPKCILIATFGTIARADVMAQGIVEAVKELKPEIPIVAVIRGTGEEEAQELLRSVGLTSLGDTEEAVKKAIEIVGGAEK
- a CDS encoding succinate--CoA ligase subunit alpha — encoded protein: MSIIIDQNTPVLIQGITGKEGSFWAKHAKTYGTNVVAGVTPGKEGQDVDGIPVYHTVRRAVAEHHIEASLLVVPPKAARGAILEALDSGIKTIVVTAEGIPLHEMLQLRKLALEKEAMVIGGNTTGIISTGKAMMGFFPYWLDRVYKPGRVGVMTRSGSLTNEITAEIVKAGFGPSSIVGVGGDPVPFTRFAEILPLFEKDPDTDAVVMIGEIGGTMEEDVAEAIEQGLFTKPLIGFMGGRTAPKGQKMGHAGAIITAGKGTVADKVGALTRAGALVADRPSMIGPLLKQIL
- a CDS encoding MFS transporter, which produces MTKGKKMYLLILICLLFLISYLDRVIISITAPSIMEEFKFDAGTMGLIFSAFAYPYALLQMVGGSLGDKFGPRKVLTGLMTWWSLFCIATGQAWNFISLFVYRVAFGLGEAGGFPVATRALRGLFGQEKNGFLQGLTHACSRFGGAIAPPIVVFLMLKWNWRAPFFLLGAIGLVWAILFWVSFREETSSDAEEKKKAEKLPWKALLGSRNMWMLVFTDFCYGYSLWIYLTWMPSYLTGVREFTIMKMGFYASLPLTLGIFGDLIGGWVSDFMFKVNGNLRMARRIPIAIAFPTASLFVWFGLNTNSGIAAVWLLAGAFFFLELANANLWATAMDVGGKKFSGSASGMMNTGFGIAGIVSPIVFGYLLEYTGSWSYPFYVGVGLLLLGTIAIFMVDPTKSLDTQE
- a CDS encoding type 1 glutamine amidotransferase domain-containing protein, which produces MTKKIALFVEDNYNEIEFWYPYYRMKEEGFEVIVIGSGRTDTFKSKLGTVTKGVYPKDIHTGDLDAVIIPGGYAPDRMRVSKDMLRIVKEMFSSGKVVAAICHAGWVLASAGILQGKKVTACEMIKDDLVNAGAEFLDCEVIVDRNLVTSRVPDDVPAFSREILKLLNR
- a CDS encoding GntR family transcriptional regulator; translation: MVLDPHNPLPLHAQITNILRKRIFEENLTGKIPSERELMDYFSVSRSTVREAIEALVRDGILEKKHGKGTFVAVRPIKEEWIGSFSSYTETIERAGMRSGAKLLSYSKRREPKHIAEMFGGEEFYQIERLRYANDKVIAIEHKYFDTEIGQKLLGFDLNKNIYKIMETSLGIVLWEAEEIITSSTPSKEDARLLEIPRMSSVLVTERSSFDSDHKLIEFVRTLFRADKYSFRIKMSRN
- a CDS encoding cobalamin B12-binding domain-containing protein, translated to MHNVADLVENVIQGNAKESVLISRDLLAKGYRINQLVEGLTTALDSLDAKCNMNQFNLLEILLAARAMKEVVDEVVCPEMEKLPAEFGPLQLKGVFVMGTIQGDIHDLGKNIVTTLLRTVGYKVIDLGKDVSPAQFVMTAKAEKADFIGVSSLIFSSAAGIREIKRLLREENMSDIMVIAGGAAVKQLGKEDLDVDMIAKDAFELIRFLQAHEGNVAE